One part of the Marichromatium purpuratum 984 genome encodes these proteins:
- the nusA gene encoding transcription termination factor NusA, protein MSKEILLVVEAVSNEKDVPAGVIFEAIEAALASATRKKHGGEIDVRVAIDRKTGDYCTFRRWEIVPDPEDGMLEAPARQITASAAAVLEPELDLGDFIEEEIESELFGRIAAQTAKQVIVQKVREAERAKIVDAFIDRKGQLVTGIVKKADRGTILLDLGNNAEALVPRDQVIPRESVRPGDRLRGYLYDVRSEPKGPQLFVSRTAPELLIELFKLEVPEVGEGLIQIMGAARDPGSRAKIAVRTADPRIDPVGACVGMRGSRVQAVSDELNGERVDIILWDENPAQFVINAMSPADVVSIVIDEDARSMDVAVKEENLAQAIGRFGQNVRLATQLSGWELNVMNEADAAAKSEQEANRSVQSFMDQLGIDEQLAAVLVEEGFTSVEEVAYVPLAEMQAIEDFDDETVELLRERANDLLLTRAIASEEEEAPADDLLEMEGVDEALADALAARGVSSREDLAEQSIDELMEIEGMDEERAARLIMKAREPWFVQAAEE, encoded by the coding sequence ATGAGCAAAGAGATCCTACTGGTCGTTGAGGCCGTTTCCAACGAAAAGGACGTCCCCGCAGGTGTCATCTTCGAGGCCATCGAGGCTGCGCTGGCGTCTGCAACGCGCAAGAAGCACGGCGGCGAGATCGATGTGCGTGTCGCCATCGATCGCAAGACCGGCGACTACTGCACCTTCCGCCGCTGGGAGATCGTCCCCGATCCCGAGGATGGCATGCTCGAGGCCCCGGCGCGCCAGATCACCGCGTCGGCCGCGGCCGTGCTCGAGCCTGAACTCGATCTCGGCGACTTCATCGAGGAGGAGATCGAGTCCGAGCTGTTCGGACGGATCGCCGCCCAGACCGCCAAGCAGGTCATCGTGCAGAAGGTGCGCGAGGCCGAGCGGGCGAAGATCGTCGACGCCTTCATCGATCGCAAGGGACAGCTCGTCACCGGCATCGTCAAGAAGGCCGATCGTGGCACCATCCTGCTCGATCTCGGCAACAACGCCGAGGCGCTGGTGCCGCGCGATCAGGTGATCCCGCGCGAGTCGGTGCGCCCCGGTGATCGGCTGCGGGGCTATCTCTATGACGTGCGCTCCGAGCCCAAGGGGCCGCAGCTGTTCGTCAGCCGTACCGCGCCCGAGCTGTTGATCGAGCTGTTCAAGCTCGAAGTCCCCGAGGTCGGCGAGGGTTTGATCCAGATCATGGGGGCGGCGCGCGATCCCGGCTCGCGCGCCAAGATTGCCGTGCGTACCGCCGATCCACGGATCGATCCGGTCGGTGCCTGCGTCGGGATGCGCGGATCGCGTGTCCAGGCCGTGTCCGATGAACTCAACGGGGAGCGCGTCGATATCATCCTCTGGGACGAGAACCCCGCGCAGTTCGTCATCAATGCCATGTCTCCGGCCGATGTCGTCTCGATCGTCATCGACGAGGACGCTCGCAGCATGGATGTCGCAGTCAAGGAGGAGAACCTGGCCCAGGCGATCGGCCGTTTCGGACAGAACGTCCGACTGGCCACGCAGCTCAGCGGCTGGGAACTCAACGTCATGAACGAAGCGGATGCCGCAGCCAAGAGCGAACAAGAGGCCAACCGCTCGGTGCAGTCCTTCATGGATCAATTGGGCATCGATGAGCAGTTGGCCGCGGTGCTGGTGGAGGAAGGTTTCACCAGTGTCGAAGAGGTCGCTTACGTGCCTCTCGCCGAGATGCAGGCCATCGAGGACTTCGACGACGAGACGGTCGAGCTGCTGCGCGAGCGCGCCAACGATCTGTTGCTGACACGCGCCATCGCCTCCGAAGAGGAAGAGGCCCCGGCGGACGATCTGCTCGAGATGGAGGGTGTGGACGAGGCCTTGGCCGACGCACTCGCCGCGCGGGGGGTTTCCTCGCGTGAGGATCTCGCCGAGCAGTCGATCGACGAACTCATGGAAATCGAGGGCATGGACGAAGAGCGGGCTGCGCGCTTGATCATGAAGGCACGCGAACCCTGGTTTGTGCAAGCCGCAGAGGAATAG
- the rimP gene encoding ribosome maturation factor RimP translates to MQPADSTLTRLARRVVEPMGYELVGVEFFQHGTNATLRVYIDHPNGITLDDCTSVSHQLSGVLDVEDPLPGHYDLEISSPGVERPLVFPEHYARFVGERVKMRLAEKVQGRRRLQGVLVGSDDAQVSVEVDGEVWQIPYGVIESSRLVVDW, encoded by the coding sequence ATGCAGCCGGCAGACAGCACATTGACGCGCCTTGCGCGTCGCGTCGTCGAACCCATGGGTTACGAACTCGTCGGGGTCGAGTTCTTCCAGCACGGAACGAACGCGACTCTGCGGGTCTACATCGATCACCCCAACGGGATCACGCTCGACGATTGCACCAGCGTGAGCCATCAGCTCAGCGGCGTGCTGGATGTCGAGGATCCCTTGCCCGGTCACTACGACCTCGAGATCTCCTCCCCAGGTGTCGAGCGGCCGCTGGTGTTCCCCGAGCACTATGCGCGCTTCGTCGGCGAGCGGGTGAAGATGCGTCTGGCCGAGAAGGTCCAGGGACGGCGCAGGCTGCAGGGCGTGCTGGTCGGTAGCGACGATGCGCAGGTCTCGGTCGAGGTCGATGGCGAGGTCTGGCAGATTCCCTATGGTGTGATCGAATCGTCGCGCCTGGTGGTCGATTGGTGA
- the rbfA gene encoding 30S ribosome-binding factor RbfA yields the protein MKEFDRTERVGAELQRTLSVLLRDEVKDPRLTSITIQEVRVTRDLAHAKVYFTCFPDDVDHAVQERLLNGRLAGYLRRALAQRVRLRAIPQLHFVFDASIERGARLSALIDQAVGATDRNDSQDTDVERD from the coding sequence ATGAAGGAATTCGACCGCACCGAGCGGGTCGGCGCCGAGCTGCAGCGTACGCTGTCGGTGCTGCTCCGCGACGAGGTGAAGGATCCGCGTCTGACCAGCATCACCATTCAGGAGGTGCGGGTCACGCGCGACCTGGCGCATGCCAAGGTCTACTTCACCTGCTTCCCGGACGACGTCGACCACGCCGTCCAGGAGCGACTGCTCAACGGTCGGCTCGCCGGGTACCTGCGCCGCGCACTGGCGCAGCGTGTCCGCCTGCGGGCCATCCCTCAACTGCATTTTGTGTTCGATGCCTCGATCGAGCGCGGGGCCCGGCTCTCCGCGCTGATCGATCAAGCCGTCGGTGCGACCGACCGGAACGACTCACAAGACACCGACGTGGAGCGTGACTAA
- the infB gene encoding translation initiation factor IF-2 has product MSEVTVKQLASTVGIPVERLLTQLNEAGISADGADSTLTEQEKKQLLGYLRRSHGKEEGDSADSSEVSVKRKSVSELRQPAAAAGARAGARPAPTVRGKTVNVEVRRKRTYKRTEPGAGGTGRRSGPDRRGRGNDRKSTSTLLDDSRRRAELEAMRAEQEARRLAEQEEQERRQREEDAKRREEEAKRRAEAEAEAERLRAEEAKRAAEAPPVVEKPVAAEKAAEPDASADKKRAPGAGRRVAAEPVKGKKTVKKGAESRDDRDDRGAKKGARKDTRGGGRRGVDDDSAGRLRRRRKAGKIQVSDKHAFQKPTAPVVREVEIPETIPVGELANRMSVKSSQVIKELFKQGMMVTINQSLDRDTAAILVEEMGHKPVFADERDAEDVLLDEFEERVEQVEQVTRPPVVTIMGHVDHGKTSLLDYIRRTRVASGEAGGITQHIGAYHVDTPKGTISFLDTPGHAAFSAMRARGAQVTDIVILVVAADDGVMPQTIEAIQHARAAEVPLIVAVNKIDKPEANPDRVMQELTQHEVVAEEWGGDTMLVRVSAKAGDGIDELLDAILLQAEVLELKAPAEGPARGAIVESSLDKGRGPVATVLVQAGTLSRGDIIVSGGEYGRVRAMFDETGKPVDSAGPSIPVQVLGLSGTPNAGDDVITVSDERRAREVAEFRSERQRQNRFEEQRGASLDQLFNQLKDGEQKSVNLIVKADVQGSLEALKESLVKLTNDEVKVAVVASGVGGITESDANLAFTSNAILLGFNVRADAAARRVVEEKGLDLRYYSIIYELIDDVKQAISGLLSPIVTEEIIGLAQVRDVFRSSKFGAVAGCMVTEGTIKRNNPIRVLRDNVVVYEGALESLRRFKDDVPEVKAGTECGIGVKNYNDVQEGDQIEVFERTERARQL; this is encoded by the coding sequence ATGAGTGAAGTTACCGTCAAACAACTCGCCTCCACGGTCGGAATCCCGGTCGAGCGTCTTCTCACCCAGCTGAACGAGGCGGGGATCAGTGCCGATGGCGCCGATTCCACCTTGACCGAGCAGGAAAAGAAGCAGCTGCTCGGCTATCTGCGGCGCAGTCACGGCAAGGAGGAGGGCGATAGCGCCGACTCCAGCGAGGTCTCGGTCAAGCGCAAGTCGGTCAGCGAGCTGCGTCAGCCCGCCGCTGCCGCCGGCGCCCGCGCCGGCGCGCGTCCCGCGCCCACGGTGCGCGGCAAGACCGTCAACGTCGAGGTGCGGCGCAAGCGCACCTACAAGCGCACCGAGCCCGGTGCCGGCGGCACCGGGCGTCGTTCCGGCCCGGATCGTCGTGGTCGCGGCAACGATCGCAAGTCGACCTCCACGCTGCTTGACGACAGCCGTCGTCGCGCCGAACTCGAGGCGATGCGCGCCGAACAGGAAGCGCGTCGTCTCGCCGAGCAAGAAGAGCAGGAGCGTCGTCAGCGCGAGGAAGACGCCAAGCGTCGCGAGGAAGAGGCCAAGCGTCGCGCCGAAGCCGAGGCCGAGGCCGAGCGTCTTCGCGCCGAGGAGGCCAAGCGCGCCGCCGAGGCGCCGCCCGTCGTCGAAAAGCCCGTTGCTGCCGAGAAGGCCGCCGAGCCGGATGCCAGCGCCGACAAGAAGCGCGCCCCCGGTGCGGGTCGTCGTGTCGCCGCCGAGCCCGTCAAGGGCAAGAAGACCGTCAAGAAGGGCGCCGAGAGCCGCGATGATCGCGATGACCGTGGCGCCAAGAAGGGCGCGCGCAAGGACACGCGTGGTGGTGGTCGTCGGGGTGTCGATGACGACAGCGCCGGCCGTCTGCGTCGGCGTCGCAAGGCCGGCAAGATCCAGGTCAGCGACAAGCACGCCTTCCAGAAGCCGACCGCACCGGTGGTACGCGAGGTCGAGATCCCGGAGACCATCCCGGTCGGCGAGTTGGCCAATCGCATGTCGGTGAAGTCCTCGCAGGTGATCAAGGAGCTGTTCAAGCAGGGCATGATGGTCACCATCAACCAGAGCCTCGATCGCGACACCGCCGCGATCCTGGTCGAGGAAATGGGCCACAAGCCGGTGTTCGCCGACGAGCGCGATGCCGAGGACGTGCTGCTCGACGAGTTCGAGGAGCGGGTCGAGCAGGTCGAGCAGGTCACCCGTCCGCCGGTGGTGACCATCATGGGTCACGTCGACCACGGCAAGACCTCGCTGCTCGACTACATCCGCCGCACCCGGGTCGCCTCCGGTGAAGCCGGTGGCATCACCCAGCACATCGGCGCCTATCACGTCGATACCCCGAAGGGTACGATCTCCTTCCTCGACACCCCCGGCCATGCCGCCTTCTCGGCGATGCGCGCCCGTGGTGCCCAGGTCACCGATATCGTCATCCTGGTGGTCGCGGCCGACGACGGCGTGATGCCGCAGACGATCGAGGCGATCCAGCACGCCCGTGCCGCCGAGGTGCCGCTGATCGTCGCGGTCAACAAGATCGACAAGCCCGAGGCCAACCCGGACCGGGTGATGCAGGAACTCACCCAGCACGAGGTGGTGGCCGAGGAGTGGGGTGGCGACACCATGTTGGTGCGCGTCTCGGCCAAGGCCGGTGACGGTATCGACGAGCTGCTCGACGCCATCCTGCTGCAGGCCGAGGTGCTCGAACTCAAGGCCCCGGCCGAGGGTCCGGCGCGTGGCGCCATTGTCGAGTCGAGTCTCGACAAGGGACGTGGTCCGGTGGCGACCGTGCTGGTCCAGGCCGGCACCCTGAGCCGTGGCGACATCATCGTCAGTGGTGGTGAGTACGGTCGTGTTCGTGCGATGTTCGACGAGACCGGCAAGCCGGTCGACTCGGCCGGCCCCTCGATCCCGGTGCAGGTGCTGGGTCTCTCCGGTACGCCCAACGCCGGTGACGACGTGATCACCGTCAGCGATGAGCGACGTGCCCGCGAGGTCGCCGAGTTCCGCTCCGAGCGGCAGCGTCAGAACCGCTTCGAGGAGCAGCGTGGGGCGAGCCTCGATCAGCTCTTCAACCAGCTCAAGGACGGCGAGCAGAAGAGCGTCAACCTGATCGTCAAGGCCGACGTGCAGGGCAGTCTCGAGGCGCTCAAGGAGAGCCTGGTCAAGCTGACCAACGACGAGGTGAAGGTCGCAGTGGTTGCCTCCGGCGTCGGCGGTATCACCGAGTCGGACGCCAACCTCGCCTTCACCTCCAACGCCATCCTGCTCGGCTTCAATGTTCGTGCCGATGCCGCCGCGCGTCGCGTGGTGGAGGAGAAGGGGCTCGACCTGCGCTATTACAGCATCATCTACGAGCTGATCGACGACGTGAAACAGGCCATCTCCGGTCTGCTCAGCCCGATCGTCACCGAGGAGATCATCGGTCTCGCCCAGGTGCGTGATGTCTTCCGCTCGTCGAAGTTCGGCGCGGTTGCCGGCTGCATGGTCACCGAGGGTACGATCAAGCGCAACAACCCGATCCGCGTGCTGCGCGACAACGTGGTGGTCTATGAGGGTGCGCTGGAGTCGCTGCGTCGCTTCAAGGACGACGTCCCCGAGGTCAAGGCCGGCACCGAGTGCGGTATCGGCGTGAAGAACTACAACGACGTCCAGGAAGGTGACCAGATCGAGGTGTTCGAACGCACCGAACGGGCGCGTCAACTTTGA